Proteins found in one Fusarium oxysporum Fo47 chromosome V, complete sequence genomic segment:
- a CDS encoding putative MFS transporter, which produces MPRDYLLPLLSVCLFVIQLGLSVSDLPSIKLMQDIVCRHVHRIDSPELLPEEKCRDEPVQQRLNFIMMGMQISATISATLVAFPLGVLSDRISRLPVLGARILSMILSQSYAMFVRWKSDMIPLEAIWCIGVALLFGGGRSVAEAMWVMASGLAAQLEGPVLSVELVQSSVWMPLFLSLGLVLGGGITLVSIGPYDYGLESNMLSLESLKRTSVMVAFKSMFSRPLLRLIPGTVMTIPLATVQTDIAIRLMPIQFSGPLNRSILIVSLPSLVTLLTLCILLPVITCIWSKLTRSPTHRRCSNLACASSLLFLAGCLCMMMVTKEAFIVAGLAVSALGSGLPTLCRSMLVRMTGDERAGMLFGLLAVCEILGLLACEASMGALFGVGLKTWLGMPFCLGTAASLVISLTTWLVPTKLLNTGDG; this is translated from the exons ATGCCGAGGGACTATCTGCTCCCTTTACTCTCAGTTTGTCTCTTTGTCATACAACTTGGTCTTTCTGTAAGCGACCTACCGTCTATTAAGCTCATGCAAGATATTGTATGTAGGCATGTCCATCGAATCGATAGCCCTGAGCTACTTCCAGAAGAGAAATGTCGGGATGAGCCGGTGCAGCAACGACTTaacttcatcatgatggGGATGCAAATATCCGCCACTATTTCGG CTACCTTAGTTGCGTTCCCCTTGGGTGTTCTCTCAGATCGAATCAGCCGACTTCCTGTACTAGGTGCAAGGATCCTCAGCATGATACTCTCACAATCATATGCCATGTTCGTACGCTGGAAATCAGACATGATTCCACTCGAGGCAATATGGTGTATCGGTGTCGCACTTCTCTTTGGTGGAGGTCGAAGCGTTGCTGAGGCCATG TGGGTTATGGCCTCTGGACTTGCTGCTCAGCTCGAAGGCCCTGTGCTATCAGTAGAGCTTGTTCAGTCATCGGTATGGATGCCACTATTCTTGTCCTTGGGCTTGGTACTCGGAGGCGGTATCACCCTAGTGAGCATTGGGCCGTATGACTATGGTCTGGAGTCGAAcatgttgagcttggagtCTCTCAAGAGAACATCCGTGATGGTCGCTTTCAAGTCGATGTTCTCTAGGCCTCTCCTCCGGCTTATCCCTGGTACTGTCATGACAATCCCACTAGCAACAGTGCAGACTGATATCGCCATTCGCCTAATGCCCATACAGTTCAGCGGGCCTCTCAACCGTTCTATACTTATTGTATCTTTGCCAAGCTTGGTCACACTTCTCACCCTATGCATACTGCTACCTGTCATCACATGTATCTGGAGCAAACTCACACGTTCGCCAACTCATCGCAGATGCTCAAATCTAGCTTGCGCGAGTTCGTTGCTATTCTTAGCTGGCTGCCTCTGCATGATGATGGTAACAAAGGAAGCCTTCATCGTTGCAGGCCTAGCCGTGTCGGCACTGGGCTCAGGTCTACCTACGCTATGCCGGTCCATGTTAGTTAGGATGACAGGGGATGAGAGAGCCGGGATGCTATTTGGGCTACTGGCGGTCTGTGAGATCCTAGGTCTTCTCGCTTGTGAGGCAAGCATGGGGGCGTTGTTTGGGGTTGGGCTGAAGACGTGGCTGGGGATGCCATTTTGTCTGGGGACAGCAGCTTCTCTTGTTATAAGTCTGACCACATGGCTAGTCCCCACGAAGTTATTGAACACTGGAGATGGCTGA
- a CDS encoding ligand-effect modulator 3 family has translation MADEQPRGIDHTDSIDSNDGPKQPDKKKSRRPANTAFRQQRLKAWQPILTPKTVLPLFFAIGIIFAPIGGALLYASAQVQEIRLDYTDCIEKAPTLGKDGGGFRGMPGSAVSTAFKSSNTSVNAQWAKESNVTVKLDNGVSVSNPRCHLKFTIPEEMGPPVLFYYHLTNFYQNHRRYVLSFDTDQLKGHKRSYSDIHNSDCTPLYGEGNKPYYPCGLIANSMFNDTFSSPVLSNPPKASSNDTWVYHMQNNTGISWDSDKDLYGETQYNYTDILPPPNWHDRYPKGYTKETPPPNLKEWEAFQVWMRTAGLPTFSKLYQRNNTQAMWSGTYDLVIDYRFPTLKYKGTKSVIISTRTVVGGRNPFLGIAYVVVGGVCIVLGTVFTVTHLIRPRKLGDHTYLSWNNAPGAKSGPSTAAASGRELRPGEA, from the exons ATGGCCGACGAGCAGCCCCGTGGCATCGACCACACTGATTCCATCGATTCGAATGATGGCCCGAAGCAGCcggacaagaagaagagccgTCGCCCTGCGA ATACTGCCTTTCGACAACAGCGTCTAAAGGCCTGGCA GCCCATCCTCACACCAAAGACTGTCCTGCCTCTGTTTTTCGCCATCGGCATTATATTCGCTCCCATCGGCGGTGCTCTTCTATACGCGAGCGCTCAG GTCCAAGAAATCCGACTCGACTACACCGATTGTATTGAAAAAGCTCCCACCCTTGGCAAGGACGGCGGCGGCTTCAGGGGTATGCCAGGCAGCGCTGTCAGCACCGCATTCAAGAGTTCGAACACGTCAGTGAATGCACAGTGGGCCAAGGAGAGCAACGTCACCGTTAAGCTCGACAATGGTGTCAGCGTCTCGAACCCTCGATGCCATCTCAAGTTCACCATTCCAGAGGAGATGGGTCCGCCTGTTCTTTTCTACTACCACCTCACCAACTTCTACCAGAACCATCGCCGATATGTCCTCTCCTTCGATACCGACCAGCTCAAGGGCCACAAGCGATCTTACAGCGACATTCATAACTCGGACTGCACTCCTCTGTATGGTGAGGGTAACAAGCCTTACTATCCCTGCGGGCTGATCGCCAACTCCATGTTCAATGATACCTTCTCCAGCCCTGTGCTCTCGAACCCTCCCAAGGCCAGCAGCAATGATACGTGGGTGTACCATATGCAAAACAACACGGGGATCTCGTGGGACAGTGACAAAGATCTCTACGGCGAGACCCAGTACAACTACACTGACATCCTCCCCCCTCCCAACTGGCACGATCGCTACCCCAAGGGATACACTAAGGAGACGCCTCCTCCCAACCTCAAGGAATGGGAGGCTTTCCAGGTCTGGATGCGGACTGCTGGTCTTCCTACTTTCAGCAAACTGTACCAGCGCAACAACACTCAGGCTATGTGGTCTGGGACCTATGACCTGGTGATTGACTACC GCTTCCCTACTCTTAAGTACAAGGGCACCAAGTCCGTCATCATTTCTACTCGAACCGTTGTTGGAGGACGCAATCCTTTCCTCGGCATTGCCTACGTTGTTGTCGGCGGTGTTTGTATTGTTCTCGGCACCGTGTTTACAGTTACTCATCTGATCCGCCCCAG AAAACTTGGAGATCACACTTATCTCTCGTGGAACAACGCCCCTGGTGCAAAGTCTGGTCCTAGCACTGCCGCCGCTTCGGGTCGCGAACTCCGTCCTGGCGAAGCTTAG
- a CDS encoding FACT complex subunit-domain-containing protein yields MAEIKIDSKLFQERISHFVTAWKNDLRSKDGLFNGAQSLIVMMGKVEEIPEFHKNNAIHFWLLGYEFPTTLMLFTLDTLYILTTAKKAKHLEQLKGGRFPIEVLVRGKDAAENEKLFIKLADKIKETGNKVGTIAKDTSRGPFVDEWKKLFNDQCKDVTQVDISAALSTYAFAVKDESELRAMRTASKACVALMTPYFLDEMSNILDAEKKVKHSALADKVDKKLDDNQFWKTVELPSKGKLPSDLDPAQLDWILGPSIQSGGKYDLRFAGEPNDDNLHANIIIAAMGLRYKSYCSTIARTYLVDPNKSQESNYKLLTLIHNTIIKEIRDGMTAKEVYGRAISIIKSKKPDMEKHFLKNVGWGIGLENKDPTLILNAKNQRVLKDGMTLIINTGFQDIENPSPQDKNSKIYALVLTDTIRVTSAEPVVFTAEAPTSADANSFFFKDDEEAEPAPKKEKKDSRVGAVATKNITSTRLRSERTTQVANDDLEKKRREHQKELAARKQREGLARFSESTSGQNGGEVKKFKRFESYKRDNQFPSKIKNLEVVVDIKNNTVVLPIMGRPVPFHINTIKNASKSDEGDWAFLRINFLSPGQGVGRKDDQPFEDASAHFVRSLTFRSSDGERYNEIATQISNMKRDVVKKEQEKKDMEDVVEQDKLVEIRNRRPAVLDNVYIRPAMEGKRVPGKVEIHQNGIRYISPLNAQHRVDILFSNVKHLFFQPCQHELIVIIHIHLKDPIIVGNKKKTKDVQFYREATDIQFDETGNRKRKYRYGDEDEFEAEQEERRRRAELDRLFQGFAQKIAEAGRNEGIEVDMPVRDLGFHGVPFRSNVFVQPTTDCLIQVVEPPFMVITIEEVEIAHLERVQFGLKNFDMVFVFKDFTRPPYHVNTIPVEFLDQVKEWLDSSDIAYTEGPLNLNWPTIMKTVTADTHQFFADGGWSFLQADSDDDDGEGESEQESAFEMDEDEFDEESESSDEGSDFGSNASDDDEDAELDSDEEGEDWDELERKAKKRDRESAMEEEDRGGKKKRKR; encoded by the exons ATGGCCGAGATCAAGATTGAcagcaagctcttccagGAGCGCATCTCCCACTTTGTCACTGCCTGGAAGAATGACCTGCGCTCCAAGGATGGCCTGTTCAACGGCGCTCAGTCCCTCATTGTGATGATGGGCAAGGTTGAAGAGATCCCCGAATTTCACAAGAACAATGCGATTCAC TTCTGGCTTCTTGGATACGAGTTTCCGACGACCCTTATGTTGTTCACCCTGGACACGTTGTACATTCTCACAACAGCGAAGAAAG CCAAGCATCTCGAACAGCTGAAAGGGGGCCGATTCCCAATCGAAGTCCTTGTGCGAGGCAAGGATGCTGCCGAAAACGAGAAGCTCTTCATTAAGCTTGCCGATAAGATTAAGGAGACAGGA AATAAGGTCGGCACCATTGCCAAAGACACCTCCCGAGGACCCTTCGTCGATGAGTGGAAGAAGCTGTTCAACGATCAGTGCAAGGATGTGACCCAGGTCGACATTTCCGCCGCCCTTTCTACCTACGCCTTTGCCGTGAAGGACGAGAGCGAACTCCGAGCCATGCGAACCGCCTCCAAGGCTTGTGTTGCCTTGATGACCCCCTACTTCCTCGACGAAATGTCCAACATCCTCGATGCCGAAAAGAAAGTCAAACACTCCGCACTCGCCGACAAGGttgacaagaagctcgacgaCAACCAATTCTGGAAGACAGTCGAGTTGCCTAGCAAGGGCAAACTTCCCTCGGACCTCGATCCCGCTCAGCTGGACTGGATTCTGGGACCTTCGATCCAGAGTGGTGGCAAGTACGATCTTCGGTTTGCCGGTGAACCCAACGACGACAATCTTCACGCGAATATCATCATTGCCGCCATGGGGCTTCGATATAAGTCATACTGTTCTACCATCGCGCGAACTTACCTCGTCGACCCCAACAAGTCTCAGGAGAGCAACTATAAGCTTCTTACTCTCATCCACAACACTATCATCAAAGAGATTCGTGACGGTATGACAGCGAAGGAGGTTTATGGCAGAGCCATCAGCATTATaaagagcaagaagccaGATATGGAGAAGCATTTCCTAAAGAACGTTGGTTGGGGTATTGGATTAGAGAACAAGGATCCTACTTTGATTCTCAACGCCAAGAACCAGCGGGTTCTGAAGGATGGCATGACtcttatcatcaacaccgGGTTTCAAGACATCGAGAACCCGTCCCCCCAGGATAAGAACAGCAAGATCTATGCGCTCGTCTTGACCGACACCATTCGAGTCACTTCGGCAGAGCCCGTGGTGTTCACAGCTGAGGCCCCAACAAGCGCCGATGCCAActcgttcttcttcaaggatgatgaagaagcagagccTGCCCctaagaaggagaagaaggactcGCGAGTTGGTGCCGTTGCGACCAAGAACATCACAAGCACAAGACTTCGCTCAGAACGCACAACCCAAGTCGCTAACGAcgaccttgagaagaagcgacgGGAGCATCAGAAGGAACTTGCAGCGAGGAAGCAAAGGGAGGGTCTCGCCAGATTTTCAGAATCCACGAGTGGCCAGAACGGTGGTGAggtcaagaagttcaagcGTTTCGAGTCTTACAAGAGAGACAATCAGTTTCccagcaagatcaagaacctcgaggTTGTTGTcgatatcaagaacaacacAGTCGTTTTGCCCATCATGGGCCGCCCTGTTCCTTTCCACATCAACACTATCAAGAACGCGAGTAAAAGCGACGAGGGTGATTGGGCATTCCTGCGTATCAATTTTCTTTCCCCTGGTCAGGGCGTAGGCCGAAAGGATGACCAGCCCTTCGAAGATGCATCGGCGCACTTTGTCCGAAGTTTGACCTTCCGATCGTCTGATGGTGAGAGATACAATGAAATAGCGACTCAGATCTCCAACATGAAGCGCGATGTGGTTAAGAAGGAGCAGGAAAAGAAGGACATGGAGGATGTCGTCGAGCAGGACAAACTCGTCGAGATAAGGA ACCGACGACCAGCTGTGCTGGACAACGTCTATATCCGTCCAGCTATGGAAGGCAAGCGAGTACCAGGCAAGGTCGAGATTCACCAGAACGGTATTCGATATATCTCACCCCTCAACGCACAACACCGAGTAGATATACTATTTTCCAACGTCAAGCACCTTTTTTTCCAACCTTGTCAGCATGAGTTGATTGTTATCATTCACATTCATCTCAAGGACCCGATCATTGTTggcaacaagaagaagacgaaggatGTTCAGTTCTACCGAGAAGCCACAGACATTCAGTTCGATGAGACGGGTAACCGCAAGCGAAAGTACCGTTATGGTGACGAGGATGAGTTCGAGGCAGAACAAGAGGAACGACGTCGCAGAGCCGAGTTGGATCGACTGTTCCAAGGCTTTGCTCAGAAGATTGCTGAGGCTGGTCGCAACGAAGGCATCGAGGTCGACATGCCTGTTCGTGACCTTGGTTTCCACGGTGTGCCATTCCGAAGCAATGTCTTTGTGCAACCTACCACAGACTGCCTCATTCAGGTTGTCGAGCCTCCTTTTATGGTCATCACCATTGAGGAAGTTGAGATTGCCCACCTGGAACGTGTTCAGTTCGGCCTGAAGAACTTTGATATGGTCTTTGTCTTCAAGGATTTTACACGACCCCCTTACCACGTCAACACCATCCCCGTCGAGTTCCTCGATCAGGTCAAGGAATGGCTCGACTCCTCCGATATCGCCTACACAGAAGGTCCTCTTAACCTCAACTGGCCAACTATCATGAAGACAGTCACTGCAGACACCCACCAGTTCTTTGCTGATGGTGGTTGGTCTTTCCTGCAAGCTGActctgacgatgatgatggcgagggTGAGTCTGAGCAAGAATCGgcctttgagatggatgaggatgaattCGATGAGGAGTCTGAATCTAGTGACGAAGGATCCGATTTCGGCAGCAATGCaagcgacgacgatgaagatgcagagCTCGACAGTGACGAAGAGGGTGAGGATTGGGATGAGCTCGAGcgcaaggccaagaagcgtGATCGCGAGAGTGCcatggaggaagaagaccgAGGCGGCAAGAAGAAACGCAAGCGCTAA
- a CDS encoding AhpD-like protein produces MRVPYVSNPPETKSEEHAAIVKRIEERRAPRPLQSLDLALLHSPHVADGWNSFLGAVRTKTSLSDDIRELAISRIAVCNKAWYEWKHHAPLAVKGGVSEAGLEAIKGEELGERPAELSEKQWAVLLYTDEMTRNVQVKDETFDRLREYFNEQEIVEITATVACYNCVSRFLVALDVGERNGTGPEAISGH; encoded by the exons ATGAGAGTTCCTTACGTATCCAACCCTCCTGAGACCAAGTCCGAGGAGCATGCCGCCATTGTAAAGCGCATAGAAGAGCGCCGCGCCCCTCGGCCTCTCCAATCTCTGGATTTAGCACTTCTTCACTCCCCTCACGTTGCTGATGGCTGGAACTCATTCCTCGGCGCTGTTCGTACCAAGACCTCTCTAAGCGACGACATTCGAGAGCTTGCAATTTCACGTATTGCTGTGTGCAACAAGGCCTGGTACGAATGGAAGCACCATGCGCCGCTAGCTGTCAAGGGTGGTGTGTCTGAGGCTGGACTTGAGGCTATCAAGGGGGAGGAACTTGGTGAGCGGCCTGCTGAGCTATCAGAGAAGCAATGGGCTGTGCTTCTGTACACGGATGAGATGACGAGGAACGTTCAAGTCAAGGATGAGACCTTTGATCGTCTGCGGGAGTATTTCAACGAACAAGAAATTGTGGAAATCACAGCCACG GTTGCATGCTACAACTGTGTAAGCCGTTTCTTGGTGGCACTCGACG TCGGGGAGAGAAATGGTACCGGCCCCGAAGCCATCTCTGGTCATTGA
- a CDS encoding kinase-like domain-containing protein, producing the protein MATTTATVTADPAPQAQQFPLPKILEYPASTPPILITQGAEGRLYKTTYLLPDIPCALKYRPPKPWRHPILDQRLTKHRILSEARILAKCRRDGVRVPAVYAVDESAGWLMLEWISGGPVRKSINERLGNRTEGIESDAELKDLMRRIGTAIGNMHKVGIVHGDLTTSNMMLQPPANPQDGNSLHGELVIIDLGLASGSISDEDRAVDLYVLERAFGSTHPRAECLFPEVLEAYGQTFKQAKIVLKKLEDVRMRGRKRSMLG; encoded by the coding sequence ATGGCGACGACTACAGCGACGGTGACGGCTGACCCCGCGCCGCAAGCGCAGCAGTTTCCCCTCCCAAAGATCCTCGAATACCCCGCGTCGACCCCGCCAATCCTCATCACCCAAGGTGCCGAGGGTCGCCTCTACAAAACCACTTACCTATTACCCGATATTCCCTGCGCCCTCAAGTATCGCCCTCCTAAGCCCTGGCGTCACCCGATTCTTGATCAGCGGCTCACGAAACACCGGATCCTTTCAGAAGCTCGTATTCTTGCAAAGTGTCGCCGCGATGGGGTTCGTGTACCAGCTGTGTATGCTGTGGATGAATCTGCTGGGTGGTTGATGCTGGAATGGATATCTGGAGGCCCTGTTCGAAAGAGCATCAATGAGCGGCTCGGAAATAGAACTGAAGGCATAGAGAGCGATGCTGAGCTGAAGGACCTCATGCGAAGGATCGGTACTGCTATTGGCAACATGCACAAGGTCGGCATTGTCCATGGTGACTTGACCACAAGCAACATGATGTTGCAACCCCCAGCTAACCCCCAAGATGGTAATTCCTTACATGGAGAATTGGTTATTATCGATCTGGGTCTTGCGAGTGGAAGTATATCAGACGAAGACCGGGCAGTGGATCTCTACGTTCTGGAGAGAGCATTTGGTAGCACACATCCAAGAGCAGAGTGCCTCTTTCCAGAGGTGCTCGAAGCCTATGGCCAGACCTTCAAACAGGCCAAGATTGTTCTCAAGAAGCTAGAAGACGTGCGGATGAGAGGCCGCAAACGAAGCATGCTTGGGTaa
- a CDS encoding clathrin adaptor complex small chain-domain-containing protein, which translates to MAIQYLILLSRQGKVRLAKWFTTLSPKDKAKIVKDVSQLVLARRTRMCNFLEYKDTKIVYRRYASLFFIAGCSSEDNELITLEIIHRYVEQMDKYYGNVCELDIIFSFTKAYYILDEILLAGELQETSKKNVLRCIGQQDSLEDMEPGNLHPPTHQIVARQLTPSLQQGRGRSYKDHVNLLDGLLIAIQHEFDTAPEASD; encoded by the exons ATGGCCATTCA ATATCTCATTCTCCTATCCCGTCAGGGCAAAGTG CGTCTTGCCAAATGGTTCACAACACTCTCCCCCAAGGATAAGGCCAAGATCGTCAAGGATGTATCTCAGCTTGTGCTCGCTCGAAGAACTCGCATGTGCAACTTTCTAGAATATAAGG ATACAAAGATTGTCTATCGCCGATATGCAtcgctcttcttcatcgccggATGCTCCTCCGAAGATAACGAGCTGATCACCCTCGAAATTATCCACCGATATGTCGAACAGATGGACAAGTACTACGGCAACGTTTGCGAGCTCgacatcatcttctctttcacCAAGGCATACTATATCCTCGACGAAATCCTCCTCGCCGGCGAGCTGCAGGAAACGAGCAAAAAGAATGTTCTTCGCTGCATCGGCCAGCAGGACTCCCTTGAAGATATGGAG CCCGGCAACCTACACCCACCCACCCACCAAATCGTCGCAAGACAGCTGACGCCAAGCCTCCAACAAGGTCGAGGACGAAGTTACAAAGATCATGTAAACCTCCTTGACGGCCTTTTAATTGCTATCCAACATGAATTCGACACCGCTCCCGAAGCGTCGGATTGA
- a CDS encoding RNA polymerase III-inhibiting protein MAF1: protein MKYLPVQDFEAVTSALNFNTPDCSVTGGCDLYTTKSTGSDKKLYKNIDNDLNSQHEALLKLGASLSPPERAHMLATSPSMQLFSHSSAFGPLSELSSRKTFAYLIATLNASHPHYDFSHVLRPNDFKRERNLRRVMVNLDSILQNVRPNFEPKSLGSSLGSETSSIWGPQCWSLIDKEMHLNECTIFSYNPESDPFEEDESAIWASHYFFFNRTLKRVAYLYVRVVPVISSHSPTLRPTNLARNHSNQRDLESAGAQKRANYWLGDQDAELVPYNEDDEELNDDGLFWNRGENGDLVAYSDEDFDEDIEDMDMLDSSPDRSMSDDVAGRMEI, encoded by the exons ATGAAG TATCTACCCGTACAAGACTTCGAAGCGGTGACGAGCGCGCTGAACTTCAACACACCCGACTGCAGCGTGACCGGTGGATGCGATCTCTACACAACGAAATCAACAGGTTCCGACAAGAAGCTCTACAAAAACATCGACAACGATCTGAACTCACAACATGAAgcccttctcaagctcggcGCCAGCCTATCACCACCTGAGCGTGCTCACATGCTTGCTACATCACCGAGCATGCAGCTGTTTTCACACTCAAGTGCTTTCGGCCCCTTGTCCGAGCTCTCGAGTCGCAAGACATTTGCATACCTTATCGCGACGCTGAATGCGAGTCACCCACACTACGATTTCTCTCATGTCCTTCGACCCAACGACTTCAAACGCGAGCGAAACCTGCGTCGCGTCATGGTCAACCTCGATTCAATTCTCCAGAACGTAAGACCTAACTTTGAGCCTAAATCTCTCGGTTCCTCGCTAGGCAGTGAGACAAGCTCGATATGGGGGCCCCAATGCTGGTCACTGATCGACAAGGAGATGCACCTCAACGAGTGTACTATTTTCAGCTACAACCCCGAGAGCGACCcttttgaagaagacgagagTGCAATCTGGGCTTCACactacttcttcttcaaccgtACCTTGAAAAGAGTGGCATATCTCTACGTCCGCGTCGTGCCAGTTATCTCGTCTCATAGCCCAACTCTCCGACCCACAAATCTGGCCAGGAACCACAGCAACCAACGGGATCTCGAATCAGCTGGCGCGCAGAAACGCGCCAACTACTGGCTTGGTGATCAAGATGCTGAGTTAGTGCCATATAatgaggacgacgaggagCTCAATGACGACGGTCTTTTCTGGAATCGCGGAGAGAACGGAGATCTCGTTGCCTATTCAGATGAAGACTTCGACGAGGATATCGAGGATATGGACATGCTCGATAGCAGTCCTGACAGGTCCATGAGCGATGATGTCGCGGGTCGCATGGAGATCTAG
- a CDS encoding uncharacterized protein (expressed protein) — protein sequence MRRFRVLLVNLLFPGDDCRFLCSNYWTFFFFFCLLSFSSTVILYPLTWVWLWLLLIGLPPDMAMPGCMMRNRCSVSVSSRLGTAWDDSRRWRHGNSGESNDLVLR from the coding sequence ATGAGGCGTTTTCGGGTTCTGCTTGTCAACCTGCTATTTCCTGGAGATGATTGCAGGTTTCTCTGTTCTAATTATTGgaccttttttttttttttctgtCTCCTTTCTTTTTCAAGCACTGTTATTCTATATCCTTTAACCTGGgtttggctttggctgctTTTGATTGGATTACCGCCTGACATGGCTATGCCTGGATGTATGATGAGAAATCGTTGCTCGGTGTCGGTGTCGTCTCGTTTAGGAACGGCATGGGATGATAGTAGGCGCTGGCGGCATGGGAATTCGGGTGAGAGTAACGACCTGGTTTTACGGTGA
- a CDS encoding peptidase M24, structural domain-containing protein — protein sequence MANFDWHAERTDLSDLALLDRAPESEGIDLKAVRLYRLDRTRSQMVKYGLDAAIISDPVNIRYVTGTRNMQVFTARNPPTRYLLLTATRSIMFEFAGCLHLAQGYETVDEVRTAKSVTFTSSGPKIHDKERKWAQEMADLVESLIGKRNATLGLERMNANVAITLKELGLNIVDAQQAIEMARTIKSPEEVKCIVASLRATEVAVGKLRDAVSPGLTENQLWSVMHKSVIEQNGDYVETRLLGAGPRTNPWFQESASYVIQKNDLVALDTDVVGCHGYYSDFSRTFHAGPDPPTEEQKELYRTALAQVNHNMSILRPGLTFREYADLAWDIPEQYWANRYFVSAHGCGLTGEYPYLYHRGDFPDAGYDGAIEPGMVLCVESYIGKEGGTQGVKLEQQVLITETGIQVLSKFPFEEAMLK from the coding sequence ATGGCAAACTTTGATTGGCACGCTGAGAGAACTGATCTGTCGGATCTGGCTCTCCTGGATCGAGCCCCTGAGAGTGAGGGGATAGATCTCAAGGCAGTTCGTCTATATCGTCTTGATCGTACACGAAGCCAGATGGTCAAATATGGCCTCGACGCTGCCATCATCAGTGATCCCGTCAACATTCGTTATGTGACTGGTACTCGGAACATGCAAGTCTTCACAGCACGGAACCCTCCCACGCGGTATCTTCTCCTCACGGCAACTCGATCCATCATGTTTGAGTTTGCGGGCTGCCTTCACTTGGCTCAAGGCTACGAGACTGTCGATGAAGTCCGCACAGCAAAGTCTGTCACGTTTACGAGCAGCGGCCCCAAGATTCACGATAAGGAGAGGAAATGGGCACAAGAGATGGCTGATTTGGTTGAGAGTCTTATTGGAAAACGGAATGCGACACTTGGTCTGGAGCGTATGAATGCAAACGTTGCTATCACCCTCAAGGAACTCGGCCTCAACATTGTGGATGCTCAACAAGCCATAGAGATGGCAAGGACTATCAAATCGCCTGAGGAGGTCAAATGCATTGTCGCATCTCTTCGCGCAACAGAGGTCGCTGTGGGCAAACTCCGTGATGCAGTCTCACCAGGTCTTACGGAGAACCAACTCTGGTCAGTCATGCACAAATCTGTAATTGAGCAGAACGGAGACTATGTCGAGACTCGACTCCTCGGCGCTGGACCACGAACAAACCCTTGGTTCCAGGAGTCAGCAAGTTATGTCATCCAGAAGAACGACCTCGTGGCTTTAGACACAGACGTAGTCGGTTGCCATGGATACTACTCTGACTTCTCACGAACGTTTCACGCTGGCCCAGATCCTCCTACCGAGGAGCAAAAAGAGCTGTACAGGACTGCACTTGCACAGGTTAATCACAACATGAGCATCCTCAGGCCGGGCTTGACCTTTCGCGAGTATGCAGATCTCGCGTGGGATATTCCTGAGCAGTATTGGGCCAACCGGTATTTTGTCTCGGCCCATGGCTGTGGGCTTACGGGGGAGTATCCGTATTTATATCATCGAGGAGATTTCCCAGATGCTGGTTATGATGGTGCTATCGAGCCGGGTATGGTACTTTGCGTGGAGAGTTATATTGGCAAGGAGGGTGGTACACAGGGTGTCAAGCTGGAGCAACAAGTCCTAATCACCGAGACAGGGATTCAGGTTTTGTCAAAGTTCCCCTTTGAGGAGGCTATGCTGAAGTGA